The Mastomys coucha isolate ucsf_1 unplaced genomic scaffold, UCSF_Mcou_1 pScaffold13, whole genome shotgun sequence genome has a window encoding:
- the Slc26a2 gene encoding sulfate transporter, producing MSSENKEQHDLSQRDLPEEAYGFPPERPLEVQRRSSPDLRQFETSNHRTFRRIHMELNEKPDTNIKQFVIRKLQKTCQCSTTKVRNGIFDFFPVLRWLPKYDLKKNILGDVMSGLIVGILLVPQSIAYSLLAGQEPIYGLYTSFFASIIYFLFGTSRHISVGIFGILCLMIGEVVDRELHKACPDIDATSSSIAMFSNGCVVVNHTLDGLCDKSCYAIKIGSTVTFMAGVYQVAMGFFQVGFVSVYLSDALLSGFVTGASFTILTSQAKYLLGLSLPRSHGVGSVITTWIHIFRNIHKTNICDLITSLLCLLVLVPTKELNEHFKSKLKAPIPIELVVVVAATLASHFGKLNENYNSSIAEHIPTGFMPPQAPDWSLIPNVAVDAIAISIIGFAITVSLSEMFAKKHGYTVKANQEMYAIGFCNIIPSFFHCITTSAALAKTLVKESTGCQTQLSAIVTALVLLLVLLVIAPLFYSLQKCVLGVITIVNLRGALLKFRDLPKMWRLSRMDTVIWFVTMLASALLSTEIGLLVGVCFSMFCVILRTQKPKISLLGLEEESEIFESISTYKNLRSKSGIKVFRFIAPLYYINKECFKSALYKKTLNPVLVKAAWKKVAKRKLEEETVTFRGDPDEVSMQLSHDPLEVHTIVIDCSAIQFLDTAGIHTLKEVRRDYEAVGIQVLLAQCNPSVRDSLARGEYCKKEEENLLFYSLSEAVAFAEDAQNQKGVCVVNGLSLSGD from the exons ATGTCTTCAGAAAATAAAGAGCAACATGACCTCTCACAGAGGGATTTACCTGAAGAAGCCTACGGGTTCCCACCTGAGCGCCCCCTGGAGGTTCAAAGAAGATCAAGCCCTGACTTGAGGCAGTTTGAGACCAGTAATCATAGAACTTTCCGTAGGATCCACATGGAACTTAATGAGAAACCAGATACTAACATCAAACAGTTTGTCATCCGAAAACTCCAGAAGACTTGCCAGTGCAGCACAACCAAAGTCAGAAATGGgatttttgatttctttcctgttttgcGGTGGCTCCCAAAATATGatctgaagaaaaacattttaggtGATGTGATGTCTGGCCTGATTGTGGGTATACTGTTGGTGCCCCAGTCCATTGCTTACTCTCTGTTGGCTGGCCAGGAGCCTATCTATGGTCTATATACATCATTTTTTGCCagcattatttatttcctgtttggTACCTCCCGCCACATCTCTGTGGGCATTTTTGGAATACTGTGCCTTATGATTGGTGAGGTAGTTGACCGAGAACTACATAAAGCCTGCCCTGACATTGATGCTACATCATCTTCAATAGCAATGTTTTCAAATGGATGTGTGGTTGTAAACCATACATTAGATGGACTCTGTGACAAAAGCTGTTATGCAATTAAAATTGGCAGCACTGTGACATTCATGGCTGGAGTTTATCAG GTAGCAATGGGCTTCTTTCAAGTGGGCTTTGTCTCTGTCTACCTCTCTGACGCCTTGCTGAGCGGGTTTGTCACTGGTGCCTCCTTCACCATCCTCACATCTCAGGCCAAGTACCTCCTTGGGCTGAGCCTTCCTCGGAGTCATGGTGTAGGCTCAGTCATTACTACCTGGATCCACATCTTCAGAAACATCCATAAGACCAACATCTGTGATCTCATCACCAGCCTTTTGTGTCTCCTGGTCCTTGTGCCAACCAAAGAACTCAATGAACACTTCAAGTCCAAGCTCAAGGCTCCAATTCCAATCGAGCTCGTTGTCGTTGTGGCGGCCACATTGGCTTCTCATTTCGGAAAACTAAATGAGAATTACAATTCCAGCATTGCTGAACACATTCCCACTGGGTTTATGCCACCCCAAGCACCAGACTGGAGCCTCATTCCTAATGTGGCTGTAGATGCAATAGCTATTTCTATCATTGGTTTTGCTATCACTGTCTCGCTTTCCGAGATGTTTGCCAAGAAACATGGCTACACAGTCAAAGCAAACCAAGAAATGTATGCCATTGGCTTTTGCAATAtcatcccttccttcttccactgtaTAACTACTAGTGCAGCTCTTGCAAAGACGCTGGTTAAAGAGTCAACAGGCTGCCAGACGCAGTTGTCAGCCATAGTGACAGCCCTTGTTCTTTTGTTGGTCCTTCTGGTAATAGCGCCTTTATTCTATTCCCTTCAAAAATGTGTCCTTGGTGTGATCACTATTGTAAATCTCCGGGGTGCACTTCTGAAGTTTAGAGACCTGCCAAAGATGTGGAGGCTCAGCAGAATGGACACAGTTATCTGGTTTGTGACAATGCTGGCCTCTGCTCTCTTAAGCACTGAAATAGGCCTGCTCGTTGGGGTTTGCTTTTCGATGTTTTGTGTGATTCTCCGTACTCAGAAGCCAAAGATATCACTGCTTGGTTTAGAAGAAGAATCTGAAATCTTTGAATCCATTTCCACTTACAAGAACCTTCGGAGTAAGTCAGGCATCAAGGTTTTCCGCTTCATAGCCCCtctctactacataaacaaagaaTGCTTTAAATCAGCTTTGTATAAGAAGACTCTTAACCCAGTCTTGGTAAAGGCAGCTTGGAAAAAGGTGGCAAAGAGGAAACTCGAAGAGGAAACCGTGACTTTTCGTGGGGACCCGGATGAAGTTTCAATGCAGCTTTCCCATGATCCCTTGGAGGTGCACACTATCGTGATTGACTGTAGTGCAATACAGTTTTTAGATACAGCAGGGATCCACACACTGAAAGAAGTTCGCCGGGATTATGAAGCCGTTGGTATCCAGGTTTTACTGGCTCAGTGCAATCCTTCTGTGAGGGATTCCTTAGCCAGAGGAGAATATtgcaaaaaggaagaagagaatcttctcttctACAGTTTGTCTGAAGCGGTAGCTTTTGCAGAAGATGCTCAGAATCAGAAAGGGGTGTGTGTTGTCAATGGTCTGAGTCTTTCTGGTGACTGA